Genomic DNA from Corticium candelabrum chromosome 5, ooCorCand1.1, whole genome shotgun sequence:
GTCATGTCTAAAACAGATATTTTCTACTAAAcaactcgacccagtctcactCCACCCTcctcattccccggattgtcaatcctcttCGGAGACCTTGGTACACAAGCACCTCACTGTACCAATCTCTCCCCGCTTCAGAGTGACATACGGGGAACGCAGGGGGAGAGTCTGGATCAGAGCCATATGGATTAGCCTCGGCCTTCCAtacccgtgtagcgccaatttCACActgtctgggaggccgaggctaactTTTCAGATAGCTATAATTCTAATCGCTCTGTCACGGCCATGCAGTTCACCTCCAAGCAGTAGAGCTCCCAACAAGCATTGCCGATTTGGGCTCCGGCTTGACCAATATGTAGTGATATAATTTCTCTCTGCaagtacaaacagcaaatgCTATGCGGTACCTACGTAACCTCGTCTATCTATTAGCCTTGTACGAGAGAAAACTGTTAGACTGCATGCGCAGTAACAGCCTACTGCATTTCATGTTTACTGTGTCCACAGCTTACCCCCATTGTTGAGATCAGTACAGAGATGAATACAGAGATGAAGGCGGAGGTAATTTTGCACGCGAACTGCGGTGTCCGTCGGTGTTGCAATGCACCAGGTCACCAATCCAACTAAACGCAGCGAACGATGTAGTCATCTTATGTAGACTTTCGTTGTGCATTGTGTAACCGGTACAAAAATAGTAAGGCGGTCACCGTCTTGCGGTCACGTGAGAATACCGCCACGCTGGCCGTGCTGACTCTGCTGTGAGTCACTTCCTGTCCGCACTTTCTGCAGAGGGTAGACGCTTTTCAACAGAATGGGCCGCTCCCCCGTAATGCCGATAGTAATATCCTGAGGAGGGTTGTACGGTACCTCTGCGATGGGAAtgtagcgcatgcgcttatgtTATTGTTATGTGCGAGTCTTTGCATGCCATATCAAGAGGTATCCAGTAGCTATCGGATGTCGACAATGTGTTCAGCCTCTTCTCACGCTCTTaattggctctgactaattaGATTCAAGGTGGACAAACAGCTGAAGGTccagcactttagtgcttcttcattaattGTGACATTGCAATATGTGCTTGAAGTGATGCAGGGAGTACTGTACCGTTGGGAGCACAACGAGGCCTAGCATCACCAGTTTTGGAAGGCGTGGTGGTATCTGATTGGTTTTGAACAAAAAATTCGGAAATTGGAAAACTGGCTGCGAGTTTGGCAACAAGAAAATCCTCAAGCCAAAGTAAGGATGTAGGTACAGCACACATACCAACCATTGATACTCTAGCCAGAGTTGCTCTGATCACAGTCATGTATCGTGATGGATTTCAAATGTAGATATTTTGTTATCTCTGCACCAACACCTTTTTCTAGCTCCTAGCTTCACTGCTCTCAACCTGCTTAAGGACCAGTATGAATGAAAACAGACTCTCAACCTGGCACTATCATAGAAAATAAGAAACTTACACTTCTCTTGAACAGTTTTCAAGTGATTGTTGTAACAGTATCTACTCAAACCACGGGGAGGGAGACATACTGGGTAAGAAATGACTACAACAAAACGGATAGGAGCAGTAAGCACGCAGATAGGCAGGCAACAggaaaaaccaaacaaacagccacagacagacagacaggccgtttgggccagactagaatgtaatagtgttgttctttgaaaatgtatgtattgacagacagacacacagacagacagacaggtaaggctgggattatcgcagccttaccttgccctggTGGCCTAGTGCGTTTTCTCcagattctgtcgtcatcatctcatcttcctcttcgtcttgtcgtccatcttgtgacttcagcatctgggattatcgcagccttaccttgccctcgtggcctagtgcgtcttctcggattctgtcgtcgccatctcctggtcttctttggattcatttcttctgacttgccTATCTTGTCCCTAGCTCTAGAGTCTAGCCTCTCgtatgtagtttgcaagttttatgttgttactagtgttggactttagttatagttatgtactttgcagtgatgtataatagttccatgtttgaaatatatgtattgacagacagacagacaccacacacacacacacacacacacacacacacacacacacacacacacacacacacacacacactcacacacacacacattaacatcTAACTACCTATTTCAGTGTTTCCGACAAGTGTATGTACAGCTTTACATACATTTAATATCAAAACTTGATGTATGACCATGTACTGTATACTCATCACATACTGTCTATACCTATAACTATATGAAATGGGCGTTAATTAACGAATATAACCTAAAATAACGAAAACTACTATTCATTCCCGTTCATCGTTTCGTTCCTCCGCCACGTCTCGCCTTCAACGCCTCCAATTCCTTCTGTTGCACCAGACTGTCAGCATTACTGGCAACCAACTGGACACCATACGTACCTTTACGCTACAGAGCACAACATTCGCGGACAGAACCGCGTTCAACTTACCATATCCAGTAGCAACTCATTCTTGAATTTAAGCAGATTGTTTTCCTCCGTCAGCTCTCGAATGTGCTTCTTCAATCGAACGACTTCGCGCGAACTCTCGGCCCCCGAGCCGCTCTCTGTCACACAAAATAAATAGAACGACTGTCGATCTAACGAGCCCGACTTTACAAATCGACGACCTGTTATCCAGTTTCCGTCTTCAAACACGAGCTCTTGACCACCTAGACACACCCGTATGGGGCCCCCACCGTCAACTTGTAAGTCGTTTTGTGAATAGACGCTGTCATCGAGAGAGGACAAGTTCGTGAGAGACGCTGATTTCCTTCTCGGTGTCTTCTGGTTCGGAACAAAGCCTTTATTCCTTCCGAATAGAGGCATAACTGGTTGCTATGGCGATTGTTAGTTGATATGAACTAGCTGGTGATAATGGCCGCCACGTTGCGGTCACGACAAAAGGGTACGTTCGACGTTGTTATAGTTTCTATTTGCAGTTATTTGTTACTTATTGCACGTGCTGTCTTATTAGATGCCGTTAGACGAATGTTGAGTCAGTCGTCATCCGGGCCCCGAACTTCCTCTGCTGATCCTCCGTCGTGGAAGGTGACACTCTGTGCGAAATGAGTACTTTAGACGGCTGCTGACACGTTTAACTGTATGTTAAGGTGTTGATA
This window encodes:
- the LOC134180501 gene encoding protein chibby homolog 1-like isoform X2 — encoded protein: MPLFGRNKGFVPNQKTPRRKSASLTNLSSLDDSVYSQNDLQVDGGGPIRVCLGGQELVFEDGNWITESGSGAESSREVVRLKKHIRELTEENNLLKFKNELLLDMLVASNADSLVQQKELEALKARRGGGTKR
- the LOC134180501 gene encoding protein chibby homolog 1-like isoform X1, whose product is MPLFGRNKGFVPNQKTPRRKSASLTNLSSLDDSVYSQNDLQVDGGGPIRVCLGGQELVFEDGNWITGRRFVKSGSLDRQSFYLFCVTESGSGAESSREVVRLKKHIRELTEENNLLKFKNELLLDMLVASNADSLVQQKELEALKARRGGGTKR